A single window of Nicotiana sylvestris chromosome 5, ASM39365v2, whole genome shotgun sequence DNA harbors:
- the LOC104233218 gene encoding uncharacterized protein: MDTAGSPDPNPPQPTVTTTVIDDPLNNPYTSLNTLCHDLSDLQDLAARGAWKSILDKVGHARSLNLLTKPHEHLTYLTFNALALTKLRRPVDANQELETLLENGQEDFNSPQFHYQNYPSHYPNMKGNFVPFALRWLHAYLPQALGQRVKSLDRLYTLLDYIRSKKVETLTNPSKESWKRREVLVLNTIISHHLSQKDFKLCLELLNMLIELCGNDDLNVLSKLGYVKMQYGDVEGAKKAFNSVEGMLGSESEVGLRNLVSRNKALTYIVEKDYVSAVREYEVCIERDGMDMVAMNNKALCLMYSRDLSDAIKVLENALERVPTVALNETLVVNLCSMYELAYVNHSDIKRTLNNWIARVAPDDFDSTCTRT; this comes from the coding sequence ATGGACACCGCCGGTTCACCCGACCCAAATCCACCACAACCCACCGTCACCACCACCGTCATCGACGATCCACTAAACAACCCATACACCTCCCTAAACACCCTCTGCCACGACCTCTCCGATCTCCAAGACCTAGCAGCTCGCGGCGCTTGGAAATCAATCCTCGATAAAGTCGGCCACGCGCGTTCCCTCAACCTCCTCACTAAACCCCACGAACACCTCACCTACCTCACCTTCAACGCCTTAGCTCTCACCAAGCTCCGCCGCCCCGTTGACGCTAATCAAGAGCTTGAAACCCTCCTCGAAAATGGCCAAGAAGATTTCAACTCCCCTCAATTCCATTACCAAAATTACCCTTCTCATTACCCCAACATGAAGGGCAATTTCGTCCCTTTTGCTCTCCGTTGGCTCCACGCTTATCTTCCCCAGGCGCTTGGCCAGCGCGTGAAGTCACTCGACCGGCTTTACACCCTCCTTGATTACATTAGATCAAAAAAGGTTGAAACTTTAACCAATCCCAGTAAGGAATCTTGGAAAAGGAGGGAAGTTTTGGTGTTGAACACGATAATTAGTCACCATTTGAGTCAAAAAGATTTTAAATTGTGCTTGGAATTGTTGAATATGTTGATTGAGTTATGTGGGAATGATGATCTGAATGTGTTGTCAAAATTAGGGTATGTAAAAATGCAGTATGGTGATGTGGAGGGAGCGAAAAAGGCGTTTAATTCGGTGGAGGGGATGTTAGGGAGTGAAAGTGAAGTGGGGTTGAGGAATTTGGTGAGTAGGAATAAGGCATTAACGTATATAGTGGAGAAAGATTATGTGTCTGCAGTTAGGGAATATGAAGTGTGTATCGAGAGGGATGGAATGGACATGGTGGCAATGAATAATAAGGCTTTGTGTTTGATGTATTCGAGGGATTTATCCGATGCTATTAAGGTTTTGGAGAATGCTTTGGAGAGGGTTCCGACTGTGGCGTTAAACGAGACTCTTGTGGTGAATTTGTGTAGTATGTATGAATTGGCTTATGTTAATCATTCGGATATTAAGAGGACGCTTAACAATTGGATTGCTAGAGTTGCTCCTGATGATTTTGACTCAACTTGTACTCGAACATGA
- the LOC104233219 gene encoding chaperone protein dnaJ 20, chloroplastic-like, with amino-acid sequence MEISLKMNNYKVGIFPIFIHEKGGKNKHMKGSNQLKIRANMQTKKSNSNFYEVLSLRSTNVGFEEIKKAYRCMARQYHPDNCHTSNKEESTRRFIELRKAYETLSDPISRQIYDYEMSLMDSFESEVIWRQSKENRETVFTKEVWERQLDGLRRRSCNRMEKKKSH; translated from the exons ATGGAGATATCATTGAAGATGAATAACTATAAGGTGGGGATTTTTCCTATATTTATTCATGAGAAAGGTGGAAAGAACAAACACATGAAGGGTAGTAATCAACTGAAAATTAGGGCAAATATGCAGACGAAGAAATCCAATAGTAATTTCTATGAAGTGCTTTCTCTCCGTTCAACAAATGTAGGGTTTGAAGAGATAAAGAAAGCTTATAGATGCATGGCTCGTCAATACCATCCTGATAATTGCCATACTTCAAATAAAGAAGAATCCACGAGACGATTTATTGAGCTGAGAAAAGCATATGAAACTCTTTCTGATCCAATTTCACGTCAaatttatgattatgagatgaGTTTAATGGATTCTTTTGAGAGTGAAGTGATTTGGAGACAATCTAAGGAAAATAGGGAGACAGTTTTCACTAAGGAGGTGTGGGAAAGACAGCTTGATGGGTTGAGAAGACGATCTTGTAATAGAATGGAGAAAAAGAAAA GTCACTAG